Proteins co-encoded in one Nitrospirota bacterium genomic window:
- a CDS encoding insulinase family protein codes for MKNPKFKKIIISSIIFNFALLTFNFPLHALDVNKKILPNGLTVLHSEKHNLPIVMITMIVKAGLLDEQKEKAGLAHLTAELLDEGTKNRKSAEISEEIEFIGAGLDASAGGDYTTITLSVLKKDIEKGFELFSDIILNPVFPQEEVERKRELIKGSLKQKEEDPSFLAERSFKKEAFGEHPYGRLVEGSTETLSEITREDLLRFHSKYFIPNNAMLSVVGDLTPGELNSLIKKYLDPWKIAELPEKKIHPMNEEKTKKAVKIDKDVTQATIIIGHLGISRDNPDYYAVSVMNYILGSGGFSSRLMQKIRDELGLAYDVRSFFTASKEKGLFQAEVQTKNESANTATEEILKQIGKIREEKVSDEELSGAKDYLTGSFPRRLDTSRKIADFLATVEFYNLGLDYAEKYVSFINAVTKEDVQRVAGKYLDAENFVLIVVANQKKAELKY; via the coding sequence ATGAAAAATCCAAAATTCAAAAAAATAATAATTTCTTCAATAATTTTTAACTTTGCACTTTTAACTTTTAACTTTCCGTTACATGCTCTTGATGTAAACAAAAAGATTCTTCCTAACGGGCTTACGGTTCTGCATTCTGAAAAGCACAATCTGCCTATTGTCATGATTACCATGATCGTAAAAGCCGGGCTGCTTGACGAGCAGAAAGAAAAGGCAGGGCTTGCTCATCTTACGGCAGAACTTCTTGATGAAGGAACTAAAAACAGAAAATCAGCAGAGATAAGCGAAGAGATTGAATTTATAGGCGCAGGGCTTGACGCCTCGGCAGGAGGCGATTACACAACGATAACGCTATCCGTGCTTAAAAAAGACATAGAAAAGGGTTTTGAGCTTTTTTCCGATATAATCCTGAACCCTGTATTCCCTCAGGAAGAAGTTGAAAGGAAAAGAGAACTGATAAAAGGCTCTCTGAAACAGAAGGAAGAAGACCCTTCTTTCCTTGCAGAGCGTTCATTTAAAAAAGAGGCCTTCGGAGAACATCCTTACGGCAGGCTTGTGGAAGGCTCGACAGAAACCCTTTCAGAAATAACAAGGGAAGACCTTTTGAGGTTTCATTCAAAATATTTCATCCCCAATAATGCAATGCTTTCAGTTGTCGGAGACCTTACACCGGGCGAATTAAACTCTCTCATTAAAAAATATCTTGATCCGTGGAAAATAGCTGAACTGCCCGAGAAAAAAATCCATCCCATGAACGAGGAGAAAACAAAAAAGGCCGTGAAGATAGACAAAGACGTTACACAGGCGACTATAATCATCGGGCATCTCGGAATAAGCAGGGACAATCCTGATTACTATGCTGTTTCTGTTATGAACTACATACTCGGCAGCGGCGGTTTTTCATCAAGGCTTATGCAGAAGATACGAGACGAACTGGGACTTGCTTATGATGTCAGAAGTTTTTTTACCGCAAGCAAGGAAAAGGGTTTATTCCAGGCGGAAGTACAGACAAAAAATGAATCGGCAAATACAGCTACGGAAGAGATATTGAAACAGATAGGAAAAATCAGAGAGGAGAAAGTCTCTGACGAGGAACTTTCAGGAGCAAAAGATTACCTTACAGGGAGCTTTCCAAGAAGGCTTGACACCAGCAGGAAGATTGCGGATTTCCTTGCAACGGTCGAGTTTTATAATCTTGGCTTAGATTATGCGGAGAAATACGTTTCTTTCATAAATGCGGTAACCAAAGAAGATGTGCAGCGGGTTGCCGGAAAATATCTTGATGCGGAAAATTTTGTGCTGATTGTTGTGGCTAATCAGAAGAAGGCTGAACTGAAATATTAA
- the holB gene encoding DNA polymerase III subunit delta' → MAFKDIIGQKKAINILLGTMARNRIPSAYLFAGESGIGKKLTAINLAKTLNCLKPKTPIDCCDECPSCKKIDSQTHPDFLMAAPEKGEIRVDEIRMIEEVISLAPYEGKRKVVIVDDAETMNPSAANAFLKTLEEPPPQSIIILISASPDRLPETIRSRCSRINFSPLAPEQCKEVIRAIDNQDTEITDSQLSTLSRLSMGRPGLAVSSDLMEERDWFFNLFGEMSGGRNKETWADKEEMELWFNKAFILLRDIAVLKITGKSGMLINTDLKDRFTEMSKTIEMKDIIDIYGRLSFLKGYLGFNLNKSITWNYVTIIMQNLKLKTGAK, encoded by the coding sequence ATGGCGTTTAAAGATATTATAGGACAGAAGAAAGCGATTAATATCCTGCTTGGCACAATGGCCAGGAACAGGATTCCTTCAGCATATCTTTTTGCCGGCGAATCAGGAATAGGCAAAAAGCTCACTGCGATTAACCTTGCAAAGACTTTGAACTGCCTGAAGCCAAAAACCCCGATTGACTGTTGTGATGAGTGCCCTTCTTGCAAGAAAATAGACTCGCAGACACACCCTGATTTTCTCATGGCAGCGCCTGAAAAGGGAGAGATACGGGTCGATGAAATAAGAATGATTGAAGAGGTTATTTCACTTGCGCCTTACGAGGGAAAGAGAAAAGTCGTGATTGTTGATGACGCAGAGACAATGAACCCGTCTGCCGCAAATGCATTTCTTAAAACACTCGAGGAACCTCCTCCTCAGAGCATCATAATTCTTATCTCAGCAAGCCCTGACAGGCTGCCTGAAACAATAAGGTCAAGATGCTCAAGGATAAATTTTTCACCTCTGGCTCCTGAGCAATGTAAAGAGGTCATAAGGGCCATTGACAATCAGGATACGGAGATTACCGATTCCCAACTGTCAACTCTTTCAAGGCTTTCCATGGGAAGGCCCGGACTCGCAGTCTCAAGCGACCTCATGGAAGAGAGGGACTGGTTTTTCAATCTTTTCGGGGAAATGTCAGGAGGCAGAAATAAAGAGACATGGGCAGACAAGGAAGAGATGGAATTATGGTTTAATAAGGCATTCATTCTTTTAAGGGATATTGCTGTATTAAAGATAACAGGGAAAAGCGGCATGCTGATAAATACAGACCTTAAAGACAGATTTACTGAGATGAGCAAAACGATAGAGATGAAAGATATAATAGATATTTACGGCAGGCTGTCATTTTTGAAGGGTTATCTTGGCTTTAACCTGAACAAATCAATTACATGGAATTACGTAACAATTATAATGCAGAATTTAAAATTAAAAACCGGAGCTAAGTAA
- a CDS encoding stage 0 sporulation family protein, whose translation MPDVIGIRFKDCGKIYDFEANGSGAEFKKGDCVVVESDLGLSIGSVIIGRRTVETSSRELKKVLRKATEEDFKQKQDNEAFEKEAKDYCIERIMARGLPMKLVFTESTLDKKRIVFYFTADGRIDFRELVKDLAAKFKTRIEMRQIGVRDEAKIVGGFGMCGRELCCKTFLTSFEPISIKMAKQQELVLNMSKLSGICGRLMCCLSYEIPDESAGIQPKDEIMVMEENTPLEDEREGASQPETVIETVSRHIETPAPAPQSAAPASPDKPQTETAKENTAGQKQETGQEHRKRKRWRWRKFHKK comes from the coding sequence ATGCCTGACGTTATTGGAATAAGATTTAAGGACTGCGGAAAGATTTACGACTTTGAGGCCAATGGTTCAGGCGCGGAATTTAAAAAAGGAGACTGCGTAGTAGTTGAGTCTGACCTTGGCTTGAGCATAGGGAGCGTAATTATAGGGAGGCGCACAGTTGAAACATCTTCCAGAGAACTAAAGAAAGTGCTGAGAAAAGCAACAGAGGAAGACTTTAAGCAAAAACAGGACAACGAGGCTTTTGAGAAAGAGGCGAAGGATTATTGCATTGAGAGGATTATGGCGAGGGGACTTCCGATGAAGCTTGTGTTTACGGAATCTACTCTGGACAAAAAACGAATAGTTTTTTATTTCACAGCGGACGGGAGAATAGATTTCAGGGAGCTTGTAAAAGACCTCGCTGCAAAGTTCAAGACGCGCATAGAGATGAGACAGATAGGTGTAAGGGATGAGGCAAAGATAGTCGGAGGGTTTGGAATGTGCGGCAGAGAACTATGCTGCAAGACATTTCTTACGTCATTTGAGCCAATATCCATCAAAATGGCAAAACAGCAGGAACTCGTGCTTAATATGAGCAAGCTGTCAGGAATCTGCGGCAGGCTTATGTGCTGCCTGAGCTATGAAATTCCTGATGAATCAGCCGGGATTCAACCCAAGGATGAGATAATGGTCATGGAAGAGAACACGCCTCTTGAGGATGAAAGAGAAGGTGCGTCTCAACCGGAAACCGTAATAGAAACTGTTTCGAGACATATAGAAACACCAGCCCCTGCTCCCCAGAGCGCTGCCCCTGCTTCTCCTGATAAACCTCAGACAGAAACTGCCAAGGAAAATACAGCAGGACAAAAACAAGAGACCGGGCAGGAACACAGAAAGCGCAAAAGGTGGCGCTGGAGAAAATTCCATAAAAAATGA
- the metG gene encoding methionine--tRNA ligase — protein MKQRFYVTTPIYYVNDIPHIGHAYTTIAADILSRYNRLQGKEVFFLTGTDEHGQKVEKAAAEKKRTPKEHADIMVDNFRNLWKRLNISNDAFIRTTDDAHIKSVQGLLQMLRDRGEIEKREYSGWYCTPDERFWTEKDLVEGNCPDCGRPVDRIHEENYFFLMSKYQERLIKYIEENPSYILPDTRRNEVLGFLRNNVLGDLCISRPKSRLSWGIPLPFDENFVTYVWFDALVNYFSATKYLAPTTLNSQLLTLNSGDWWPADHHLVGKDILTTHAVYWSTMLMALNLPLPKNIFAHGWWTVHGKKMSKSLGNMVDPNALVEKYGVDALRYFLFREVPFGLDGDFSEQALINRINTDLANDLGNLVSRFSAMAEKYFGGAIDIGSIDASASSELEEQCAYAHMNVHRKEYWSHLHFSLMLENIWNIIGEANNYIARKEPWKLAKENTDQLKIVMFNIWNALRITALSLYPFMPDTAGKIWIQLGLKSLVDEARQYSPEIFEWDWKPSYEIKVSKAEHLFPRIETKK, from the coding sequence ATGAAACAGAGATTCTACGTTACAACTCCTATCTACTATGTCAATGATATCCCGCACATAGGCCACGCATATACAACCATTGCAGCGGATATTCTCTCACGATACAACAGACTGCAAGGAAAAGAAGTTTTTTTTCTTACAGGCACAGACGAACATGGCCAGAAGGTGGAAAAGGCAGCCGCGGAAAAGAAACGCACCCCGAAGGAACATGCAGACATCATGGTGGACAATTTCAGGAATCTTTGGAAAAGGCTGAACATATCCAATGACGCATTTATCCGGACAACTGATGACGCACACATCAAGAGTGTGCAGGGACTTCTTCAGATGCTCCGGGACAGAGGAGAGATTGAAAAAAGGGAATACTCCGGCTGGTACTGCACTCCTGATGAGCGTTTCTGGACTGAAAAGGACCTGGTGGAAGGCAACTGTCCCGACTGCGGCCGGCCTGTTGACCGGATACATGAAGAGAACTATTTCTTCCTCATGTCGAAATATCAGGAAAGGCTCATCAAATATATAGAAGAGAACCCCTCCTACATACTCCCTGACACGAGGAGAAATGAGGTTCTCGGATTTCTGAGGAATAATGTCCTCGGAGACCTCTGCATCTCAAGGCCAAAGAGCAGACTTTCATGGGGAATTCCATTGCCGTTCGATGAAAACTTTGTCACCTATGTCTGGTTTGATGCCTTGGTAAACTATTTTTCGGCAACAAAATATCTTGCTCCAACCACTCTCAACTCTCAACTCTTAACTCTTAACTCCGGAGATTGGTGGCCTGCTGACCACCATCTTGTGGGAAAGGATATCCTTACTACCCATGCTGTGTATTGGTCCACAATGCTCATGGCATTAAACCTTCCCCTTCCAAAAAACATCTTCGCGCACGGGTGGTGGACAGTTCATGGAAAGAAGATGTCAAAGTCTCTCGGAAACATGGTCGACCCCAATGCCCTGGTCGAAAAATACGGTGTGGATGCCCTGCGGTATTTCCTGTTCCGCGAGGTGCCTTTCGGGCTTGACGGAGATTTTTCAGAGCAGGCGCTCATTAACCGTATAAATACAGACCTCGCAAATGACCTCGGCAACCTCGTAAGCAGATTCAGTGCAATGGCAGAGAAATATTTTGGAGGAGCAATTGATATTGGAAGCATAGATGCAAGCGCATCAAGTGAGCTTGAAGAGCAGTGCGCTTATGCACATATGAATGTGCACAGAAAAGAATATTGGTCCCATCTGCACTTCAGCCTGATGCTTGAAAATATCTGGAATATAATCGGAGAGGCGAATAATTATATAGCAAGGAAAGAGCCGTGGAAACTCGCAAAAGAGAATACGGATCAATTGAAAATCGTTATGTTCAATATCTGGAATGCCTTGCGAATCACAGCGCTCTCGCTTTATCCTTTTATGCCCGATACCGCCGGGAAGATATGGATACAGCTTGGCTTAAAATCTTTGGTTGATGAGGCAAGACAGTACAGCCCTGAAATTTTTGAATGGGACTGGAAACCATCATATGAAATAAAAGTCTCTAAAGCAGAACACCTTTTCCCGAGAATTGAGACAAAGAAATAA
- a CDS encoding amidohydrolase: protein MDKDQTVLRNGALAILEGNISDIGDYDTVSKKYSSKNIITGKNTAVLPGLINTHTHAAMVYFRGMADDLPLKEWLEEHIWPAENKWLSPEFVSDATELACLEMLKAGITTYNDMYFFEDASSIAAKKIGMRAVLGAGIVDFPTIAGNSADEYLSKAERFIKEWQGDDLVVPCIAPHSAYACSPETLKKVKELSDKYNVMIHTHLSETKWEVEEIKGKYGLTPVEHLKKIGLLDENIIAAHCVWVDEKDIEAIAKHKVGVSHCIESNLKLSSGIAPVPEMLRAGVKVSLGTDGAASNNDLNILSEMSTAAKVHKAVSNDPTVLDAKKALLMATKCGADALGLGGITGSLEKGKAADIAIINLNKPHLTPLYDIYSHIVYSARASDVETVFVNGKLVVDKGRLCTADEEEILSKARDWRGKIRIQGRP, encoded by the coding sequence ATGGACAAAGACCAGACTGTCCTGAGGAACGGCGCACTTGCTATTCTGGAAGGAAATATCTCGGATATCGGTGATTATGATACCGTCTCAAAAAAATATTCCTCAAAAAATATAATCACCGGCAAAAACACGGCAGTGCTACCGGGACTAATAAACACGCACACCCATGCGGCAATGGTTTATTTCAGGGGCATGGCAGACGACCTGCCATTAAAGGAATGGCTTGAGGAACATATCTGGCCTGCTGAGAATAAGTGGCTCAGCCCTGAATTTGTATCCGATGCAACAGAGTTGGCCTGTCTTGAGATGCTTAAGGCTGGGATTACAACATACAATGACATGTATTTTTTTGAGGATGCCTCAAGCATAGCTGCGAAAAAAATCGGCATGAGGGCTGTTCTTGGCGCAGGAATAGTTGACTTCCCCACAATTGCAGGCAATTCGGCAGATGAATATTTAAGCAAGGCGGAAAGATTTATAAAGGAATGGCAAGGCGATGATTTGGTTGTGCCGTGCATTGCGCCTCATTCAGCTTACGCATGCAGCCCTGAGACTCTCAAAAAAGTAAAGGAACTTTCCGATAAATACAATGTCATGATTCACACGCATCTCTCAGAGACAAAGTGGGAGGTTGAAGAGATAAAGGGGAAATACGGCTTAACTCCTGTTGAGCATCTAAAAAAAATCGGCCTTCTTGATGAGAACATTATTGCAGCCCACTGCGTCTGGGTTGATGAAAAAGATATAGAGGCTATTGCAAAACATAAAGTCGGAGTTTCTCACTGCATAGAGAGCAATCTCAAGCTGAGTTCAGGCATTGCGCCTGTGCCTGAGATGCTTAGGGCAGGCGTAAAGGTAAGTCTCGGAACAGACGGGGCTGCAAGCAATAATGACCTTAATATCCTGAGCGAGATGTCAACTGCCGCAAAAGTGCATAAGGCGGTCTCAAATGACCCTACTGTTCTGGATGCAAAAAAAGCTTTGCTCATGGCGACAAAATGTGGCGCTGATGCCCTTGGACTTGGAGGCATTACAGGCAGCCTTGAGAAAGGCAAGGCGGCAGACATAGCGATAATAAATCTGAACAAACCTCATCTTACGCCTTTGTATGATATTTATTCACACATAGTCTATTCGGCGCGGGCATCAGATGTAGAGACAGTATTTGTTAACGGGAAACTTGTTGTTGATAAAGGCAGGCTCTGCACTGCTGATGAAGAGGAGATATTATCTAAAGCCAGAGATTGGCGGGGAAAGATTAGAATACAAGGGCGACCCTAA
- the recR gene encoding recombination protein RecR → MAQGIIENLINELTKLPGIGRKTAQRLAFFILTLSEESAKDIAKAINDVKEKARFCSRCFNITDTEVCSICRDESRDRTKICIVEEPSNILVVERAKAFNGLYHVLLGSISPIDGMMPDRLKIAELVERVRGDSVAEVILATNPNTKGEMTAQYIKDVLKPFSVKVTRIAYGLPIGSDIEFADEVTLSKALEGRREM, encoded by the coding sequence ATGGCGCAGGGAATAATAGAAAACCTCATAAACGAACTTACAAAACTCCCGGGGATAGGAAGAAAGACCGCGCAGAGGCTTGCCTTTTTCATACTTACGCTGTCTGAAGAAAGCGCAAAAGACATAGCCAAAGCTATTAATGATGTGAAGGAAAAGGCAAGGTTCTGCAGCAGGTGTTTTAACATTACGGATACAGAGGTGTGCAGTATATGCAGGGACGAGTCAAGGGACAGAACAAAGATATGCATTGTGGAGGAGCCGAGCAACATCCTTGTCGTTGAAAGGGCAAAGGCATTTAACGGCCTTTATCATGTCCTTCTCGGTTCAATCTCGCCTATAGACGGGATGATGCCGGACAGACTAAAGATAGCCGAGCTTGTGGAAAGGGTGAGAGGCGACAGCGTAGCAGAGGTAATACTTGCGACGAATCCGAATACAAAAGGAGAGATGACGGCACAGTATATAAAAGATGTCCTGAAGCCCTTCAGTGTAAAAGTTACACGAATTGCATACGGCCTTCCCATCGGAAGCGATATTGAATTTGCCGACGAGGTAACTTTAAGCAAGGCGCTTGAGGGAAGAAGGGAGATGTAA
- a CDS encoding universal stress protein — MSNRMDYMGPLKNILLATDGSEYSEGAIKEAIYRAKSCIEKLSVIYVLEVNPELETEGPKIVEKMEIAAKEHLDRIRKMAAQDNVECEVIVRRTDQPYKAIVEEAEKIKSDVIVMGRRGRTGLKKILMGSVTAKVIGYSPCKVLVVPKDSEIKVDNIMVATDGSKYCEVAEREAVSMSKRCYPKVKKTFALSVAPTGSDLPRAQANVERVMEKAKEQGVEIEPLTIVGRRYEMILKTAMEKSVDIIIMGTYGRTGIEKLLMGSVSERVVGLSHCPVLVVKAK; from the coding sequence ATGAGCAACAGAATGGATTACATGGGGCCGCTTAAAAATATTCTCCTCGCTACAGACGGCTCAGAATACAGTGAAGGCGCAATAAAAGAGGCAATTTATCGGGCAAAATCATGCATTGAAAAGCTTTCGGTGATTTATGTGTTGGAGGTCAATCCCGAGCTTGAGACAGAAGGCCCAAAAATTGTGGAAAAAATGGAAATTGCCGCAAAGGAGCATCTGGACAGGATAAGGAAGATGGCTGCGCAGGATAACGTCGAATGCGAGGTTATTGTAAGGAGGACGGACCAGCCGTATAAGGCGATAGTAGAGGAGGCAGAGAAGATAAAGAGCGATGTAATTGTTATGGGCAGGCGTGGGAGAACGGGTCTCAAAAAGATTCTCATGGGAAGTGTGACTGCAAAAGTGATAGGGTACTCCCCATGCAAGGTTCTTGTGGTGCCAAAGGATTCAGAGATAAAGGTGGACAATATAATGGTCGCCACAGACGGCTCAAAATACTGTGAAGTAGCTGAGAGAGAGGCCGTCAGCATGAGCAAAAGATGCTATCCCAAGGTCAAAAAAACCTTTGCCCTTTCCGTTGCCCCTACCGGCAGTGATCTGCCACGTGCACAGGCAAATGTGGAAAGGGTGATGGAAAAGGCTAAAGAGCAAGGCGTTGAGATAGAACCGCTTACGATAGTAGGAAGACGATACGAGATGATTTTAAAGACAGCAATGGAGAAGAGTGTGGATATAATTATCATGGGGACATATGGCAGAACCGGTATTGAAAAGCTTCTAATGGGCAGCGTTTCCGAGAGGGTGGTCGGTCTTTCCCATTGTCCTGTGCTTGTTGTTAAAGCAAAATAA
- a CDS encoding sulfite exporter TauE/SafE family protein gives MAICVSISAFASETQEVAKETASASTAPWWVWPLALFVVTFILGILAVLGGVGGGVLFVPIIGGFFPFNIDFVRGAGLLVALAGALAAGPGLLRRNLASLRLALPVALIASSAAIVGAMIGLALKPNVVNTLLGATILFIVAIMVTAKKSDFPNVAKPDNLSQSLHIMGIYREESLGKDIEWQVHRTPQGLALFIVIGVMAGMFGLGAGWANVPVLNLLMGAPLKISVATSKFLLSITDTSAAWVYLNQGAVLPMIVVPSIVGIMLGSIVGVKILVKSKPKAIKSMVIGLLFFAGLRALLKGLEIWK, from the coding sequence ATGGCTATATGCGTCAGCATATCTGCTTTTGCGTCAGAAACTCAGGAGGTTGCAAAGGAAACCGCTTCAGCATCAACCGCTCCATGGTGGGTTTGGCCCTTGGCTTTATTTGTTGTTACCTTTATCTTAGGCATCCTTGCTGTTCTTGGAGGTGTTGGAGGAGGCGTTCTTTTTGTCCCCATCATAGGCGGTTTTTTCCCGTTCAATATTGATTTTGTAAGGGGCGCCGGGTTGCTCGTTGCTCTTGCGGGAGCTCTCGCAGCCGGGCCGGGCCTCTTGAGAAGAAACCTCGCGAGCCTTCGCTTGGCATTGCCGGTGGCGCTTATCGCATCGTCAGCCGCAATCGTTGGTGCAATGATCGGTCTTGCTCTCAAACCAAACGTGGTCAATACCCTTCTCGGAGCGACAATACTGTTCATTGTAGCGATTATGGTCACAGCTAAGAAGTCCGACTTCCCCAATGTTGCGAAACCGGATAATCTGTCACAAAGCCTTCATATTATGGGGATATATAGAGAAGAATCTTTGGGAAAAGACATTGAGTGGCAGGTTCATAGAACTCCTCAGGGGTTGGCTCTATTTATAGTCATCGGTGTAATGGCCGGCATGTTCGGACTTGGCGCCGGCTGGGCCAATGTCCCTGTTTTAAACTTATTGATGGGAGCCCCGCTTAAAATATCTGTTGCAACAAGCAAATTTCTTCTTTCCATAACTGACACTTCAGCAGCATGGGTTTATCTCAATCAGGGTGCAGTATTACCGATGATTGTTGTGCCTTCGATTGTCGGCATAATGCTCGGCTCGATTGTAGGCGTTAAGATACTTGTAAAGTCAAAACCTAAGGCCATTAAATCGATGGTTATCGGCCTGTTGTTTTTTGCAGGGCTCAGGGCACTTCTAAAAGGCCTTGAGATCTGGAAATAG
- a CDS encoding phosphatase PAP2 family protein, translating into MKKLFNLRPADAVTVVFVSILLLLTIAFNSAIPKRLLLISIYTALLISQFIIIRFRDRNRFLRITYDLVFPIICVIILFDSLEWVVHYVNPRDIDPLLVRLDYMIFGNHPTVMLEAIMNPFLTDILQTAYSTYYFLPVVFGIALLRNNQRKEFDRSLFLILFCFYLSYLGYIIWPALGPRFALAHLQTQRLEGFFMAEPMQNLLNRLEGIKRDAFPSGHTGVALTVLYLAYKYKRTLFLIYLPVVSLLLFSTVYCRYHYVVDVIAGIILAAAAIFFGETYYKWREKRPDKT; encoded by the coding sequence ATGAAAAAGTTATTTAATTTAAGGCCTGCTGATGCTGTGACAGTGGTATTTGTCAGCATATTACTGCTGCTCACAATCGCATTTAACTCTGCTATTCCGAAGAGACTGCTCTTAATCTCAATATACACCGCACTCCTTATTTCGCAATTCATAATTATAAGATTCAGGGACAGGAACAGATTCCTGAGAATAACTTATGACCTTGTATTTCCGATAATATGCGTCATCATACTCTTTGACAGTCTTGAATGGGTTGTCCATTACGTAAATCCCAGGGATATAGACCCGCTGCTTGTAAGGCTTGATTACATGATTTTCGGCAACCATCCTACTGTCATGCTTGAAGCAATAATGAATCCATTTCTGACGGACATTCTTCAGACAGCATACTCTACATATTATTTTCTGCCTGTGGTTTTCGGTATAGCGCTGCTAAGGAACAACCAGAGAAAAGAGTTTGACAGGTCGCTGTTTCTTATCCTGTTCTGTTTTTACCTCTCATATCTTGGTTATATAATCTGGCCTGCGCTCGGCCCGAGATTTGCGCTTGCTCATTTACAGACGCAGAGGCTCGAAGGATTTTTTATGGCGGAGCCGATGCAGAATCTGTTGAACAGGCTTGAAGGCATAAAACGTGATGCGTTCCCGAGCGGGCATACAGGCGTTGCGCTGACAGTGCTGTATCTTGCATATAAATACAAGAGAACTCTATTCCTGATTTATCTGCCTGTTGTAAGCCTTCTGCTATTCTCCACCGTCTATTGCCGGTATCATTATGTTGTGGATGTCATCGCAGGGATTATCCTTGCGGCTGCGGCAATATTTTTCGGAGAGACATATTACAAATGGCGGGAGAAAAGGCCGGATAAAACATGA
- a CDS encoding NYN domain-containing protein, with protein MSHILIDGYNLIGIHHRDLESQRQRLVERLAEYRKIKGHEITVVFDGWKSGSGDESHSVIGGIKVIYSRLGEKADAVIKRIISSEKKQWIVITSDREIADHAWANGSAVVSSGEFSDILEKPLRVETGEFDLIDEDEYEVPKKGSPRRLSKKEKAKIRALSKL; from the coding sequence ATTTCTCACATTCTTATAGACGGTTACAATCTCATCGGCATACACCACAGAGACCTTGAAAGCCAGAGGCAGAGGCTTGTGGAGCGGCTTGCTGAATACAGGAAAATAAAAGGGCATGAAATCACTGTTGTATTTGACGGATGGAAAAGCGGAAGCGGTGATGAGTCCCATTCAGTAATAGGGGGTATCAAAGTAATCTACTCAAGGCTCGGAGAAAAGGCAGATGCCGTGATAAAAAGAATCATATCCTCTGAAAAAAAACAGTGGATTGTTATAACCTCTGACAGGGAGATTGCTGACCATGCATGGGCAAATGGCTCTGCTGTTGTCTCATCAGGTGAGTTCTCGGATATACTTGAAAAGCCCTTAAGGGTTGAGACAGGCGAATTTGACCTGATTGACGAAGATGAATATGAAGTGCCTAAAAAGGGAAGCCCCAGAAGGCTTTCTAAAAAAGAGAAGGCAAAAATAAGGGCGCTCAGCAAATTGTAG